The Candidatus Deferrimicrobiaceae bacterium genome contains the following window.
GCGATGGGGGTGAAGTTCGCGCGTCCCGAAGAACGCGTGTGGGTGATCGTCGGCGACGGCTCCTTCCAGATGAACATTCAAGAGCTGGGCACCATCATGGAGCAGAAGATCGACATCAAGATCCTTCTTCTGAACAACAACTTTCTGGGGATGGTCCGGCAGTGGCAGGACCTCTTCCACGGGAGCCGGTTCGTCGGGACCCCGGTGAAGAACCCCGATTTCATCGCCCTCGCGGCGGCGTACGGGATCGCCGGGGAGAGGGTTTCCGAAGGGAAGGACCTCGAGCCGGCCCTGCGGCGCGCGATGAAGCACAAGGGGGCCTACCTGCTCGAGATCGTGACGGACATGGAGGAGATGATCCTGCCCATGATCCCGGCGGGCTCCCGATTTTCCGACATGAAGGTCACCCGATGAAGCAGAAGAGATTGCACACCATTCTGGCGTTCGCCCACAACCAGCCGGGGGTCCTGTACAAGCTGCTCTCCCTCATCCGGAAGAAGCGGTACAACGTCGAGACGATCACCGTCGGCCACACCCACGTCGAGGGGATCAGCCGGATGACCATCTCGTTTTCCCACGGGGAAGGGAACAAGATCGACCAGATCGTCCGGCAGATCGACAAGATCACGGAGATCCCGAAGACCGAGGATGTGACCTACGCGAACGTGATCAACCGGGAACTGGTCCTCCTGAAGGTCAAGGCCTCCCCGCAGGACCGCGTGCACGTGACCGCGACCACGCAGATCTTCGGGGGAAAGGTGATCTACGTCGCCCCCGCGCACATGATCGTGGAAATCACGGGGAAG
Protein-coding sequences here:
- a CDS encoding thiamine pyrophosphate-dependent enzyme, with the protein product AMGVKFARPEERVWVIVGDGSFQMNIQELGTIMEQKIDIKILLLNNNFLGMVRQWQDLFHGSRFVGTPVKNPDFIALAAAYGIAGERVSEGKDLEPALRRAMKHKGAYLLEIVTDMEEMILPMIPAGSRFSDMKVTR
- the ilvN gene encoding acetolactate synthase small subunit, with translation MKQKRLHTILAFAHNQPGVLYKLLSLIRKKRYNVETITVGHTHVEGISRMTISFSHGEGNKIDQIVRQIDKITEIPKTEDVTYANVINRELVLLKVKASPQDRVHVTATTQIFGGKVIYVAPAHMIVEITGKQENIDNAIRLFEEFGIEGIARTGATVMHREKEDMGLDRIVLPERRARSLGNKP